A DNA window from Bradyrhizobium sp. CCBAU 53421 contains the following coding sequences:
- a CDS encoding sulfotransferase: MSQDVNRGATVCFLLGLPRSGTTLLAHLLQQHPEITAPPEPWLMLALESFGRVDHRHPAGRSLIETATSEFLGRIDRAAVSRAFADAAYGAYLSSAGKRIIVDKTPRYWMVLDYLDLLYPEAPHILLMRNPYAIAASLKSTWGVPLQAESSRSVSVYSLADLMLRLPDVIASSLADLVLGLPKLAAHRDRRQTMVVQYERLAACPEGEIQRLIAGLGCDPKDTAATSTARADYLHSSSFGDRKILERRTVDEKSVDAWQVQLGIEEMQTITDLIGVELMIQLGYGAELRHAQQAGVVDKGREVTELYRQIFRMWWDLRLSRERAWSNIPANPGKPTPGIRQPIENSCSTANASTGHDAQHLSGTDFDQSQELTSSMAAQLRMALLASESDRGAQQEAVRHRDAVIEALRDEIVRLKEGRSNHER, from the coding sequence TTGAGCCAGGATGTAAACCGCGGGGCCACGGTCTGCTTTCTGCTCGGCCTTCCACGATCCGGAACGACGCTGTTGGCGCATTTGCTCCAACAGCATCCGGAAATTACAGCTCCACCAGAGCCTTGGCTCATGCTGGCTCTTGAGTCGTTTGGCAGGGTGGACCATCGTCACCCGGCCGGAAGATCTCTGATCGAAACGGCAACTTCCGAGTTCTTGGGCCGGATCGATCGCGCTGCGGTCAGCCGTGCCTTTGCGGATGCGGCGTACGGTGCGTATCTGTCCTCGGCGGGCAAGCGCATCATCGTGGACAAGACACCACGCTACTGGATGGTGCTCGACTATTTGGATCTTCTTTATCCTGAAGCGCCGCATATTCTTCTGATGCGCAATCCCTACGCCATTGCCGCATCCCTGAAGTCGACTTGGGGTGTCCCCCTTCAGGCGGAAAGCTCCCGTTCGGTCAGCGTGTACTCGCTTGCTGATCTCATGCTCCGCCTGCCTGACGTTATTGCCTCTTCGCTTGCTGATTTGGTTCTCGGCCTGCCCAAACTCGCTGCGCACCGCGATCGCCGGCAGACGATGGTGGTGCAGTACGAACGTCTGGCGGCGTGTCCGGAGGGGGAAATTCAGCGTCTCATCGCTGGCCTTGGCTGTGATCCAAAAGACACTGCAGCTACGTCGACGGCTCGGGCCGATTATCTTCACTCCAGCAGCTTTGGAGATCGGAAAATCCTTGAAAGAAGGACCGTCGATGAGAAGTCTGTCGACGCGTGGCAAGTCCAATTGGGTATCGAAGAGATGCAAACGATAACCGATCTGATCGGCGTCGAGCTGATGATACAGCTCGGATATGGAGCGGAATTGCGGCACGCACAACAAGCCGGAGTGGTTGATAAAGGGCGCGAGGTCACCGAGCTCTATCGTCAGATATTTCGAATGTGGTGGGATCTGCGCCTCAGCAGGGAACGGGCATGGTCGAACATTCCAGCCAACCCCGGTAAGCCGACCCCTGGGATTCGGCAGCCAATCGAGAACTCTTGCTCCACAGCAAATGCATCCACAGGGCACGATGCGCAGCATCTATCCGGAACCGACTTCGACCAAAGTCAGGAGCTGACGAGTTCGATGGCGGCCCAGTTGCGCATGGCACTCTTGGCCTCGGAATCGGATCGAGGTGCCCAGCAAGAGGCCGTTCGGCATCGCGACGCCGTTATCGAGGCGCTGCGGGACGAGATTGTGCGGCTCAAGGAGGGACGCAGCAATCATGAGCGATGA
- a CDS encoding MarR family winged helix-turn-helix transcriptional regulator — protein sequence MPPDLLGPANALGSISTDDLETIRPFVWEIRSISACLEELARFRADVLGITGPQWMILMAVAYLGKENGVPVNMVSKLMHVDPSFVTTHSKLLEKNGFLRRKHCASDARVVQMTLTAKTRKRLASLAPQEALDEFASDEFGVNGSSEFIAKLAAIRRRLEKVYRESGCGLPKTKRTSVRNDAT from the coding sequence ATGCCGCCGGATTTGCTTGGCCCAGCAAACGCGCTTGGCAGTATCTCTACCGACGACCTGGAGACGATCCGGCCGTTCGTGTGGGAGATCAGATCGATCAGTGCATGTCTCGAAGAGCTTGCGAGATTTCGAGCCGACGTCCTTGGCATCACCGGGCCGCAGTGGATGATCCTGATGGCCGTGGCCTATTTAGGGAAAGAGAATGGTGTCCCCGTCAACATGGTGTCAAAGTTGATGCACGTCGATCCTTCCTTCGTCACGACCCATTCAAAGCTGCTCGAGAAAAATGGATTCCTGCGGCGTAAGCACTGCGCAAGCGACGCTCGGGTCGTGCAGATGACGCTGACAGCCAAAACTCGTAAACGTCTGGCATCTTTGGCACCGCAGGAAGCACTGGATGAGTTCGCTTCTGATGAATTCGGGGTTAACGGATCAAGCGAGTTCATTGCCAAGCTGGCCGCAATCAGGCGTCGTCTGGAGAAGGTCTACCGCGAGAGCGGTTGTGGCCTTCCGAAGACCAAACGCACGTCCGTCAGAAATGATGCCACGTAG
- the ccoS gene encoding cbb3-type cytochrome oxidase assembly protein CcoS → MEVLIYLVPLALSLGFLGLLGFLWSLKSGQYDDLDGAAWRAIADEEPDQPPVPVQIVPMDQRICGSGHRREY, encoded by the coding sequence ATGGAAGTCCTGATCTATCTGGTTCCGCTCGCTCTTTCACTCGGCTTCCTCGGCCTGCTTGGCTTTCTGTGGTCGCTGAAGAGCGGCCAGTATGACGATCTCGACGGCGCGGCCTGGCGCGCCATCGCCGATGAGGAGCCCGATCAGCCCCCGGTGCCGGTCCAAATAGTGCCAATGGACCAGCGCATTTGTGGCAGCGGGCATCGACGCGAGTACTAG
- a CDS encoding heavy metal translocating P-type ATPase — protein sequence MQSDIDFSHFLKRTGSGRLQLDLAVEGISCAGCMSKIERNLSSIPDVTSARVNLTDNRLALEWNAGALDPALFVKRLAELGYRAYPFQRDNAETLEAERAQDLLRRLGVAAFAAMNVMMLSIPVWSGNVSDMLPEQRDFFHWLSALIVLPAAAYCAQPFFSSAFAVLRARGTNMDVPISIGILLALATSVIETIAHAEHAYFDAAIMLIAFLLAGRYLDQNMRRRTRAFASNLAALKAETAAKFISPTEIRAVPVAAIKPGDIVLVRPGECCTVDGNVIEGSSEVDQSLITGETLPAIATPGSAVFAGTLVRSGTLRVRAAAASDGTLLAEISRLLDHALEARSRYLRLAERASRLYAPIVHITAFLTMLGWLASGATFHDSVVTAIAVLIITCPCALGLAIPAVQTVAAGALFRSGVLLNAGDAIERIAEVDRVIFDKTGTLTLPELDVANLAGIPEDVVKLAGRLALSSRHPVAAALARAAGTNEPLADIEEEPGRGVRGYYEGAPIRLGRPSFCGADSLADEILCHDPEASVVAFSHGEARHVFAIRQGMRPDAVEVVTSLARLGIMVEIVSGDREPAVRRAAETLGIHKWRANVSPTDKVARVEDLTSRGYKVLMVGDGLNDAPALAAAHASMSPVTATHMSQAIADAVFLGERLGPVMMAVIASRGALRLMRQNLCLAVVYNVLAVPVAIAGLVTPLIAAAAMSCSSVLVMLNALRARRGEAL from the coding sequence ATGCAGTCCGACATCGATTTTTCTCACTTTCTGAAGAGGACAGGCTCGGGCCGCCTCCAGCTCGACCTTGCGGTGGAGGGGATCAGTTGCGCGGGCTGCATGAGCAAGATCGAGCGCAATCTGTCGAGCATCCCGGATGTGACCTCGGCACGCGTGAACCTCACCGATAATCGGCTCGCGCTCGAGTGGAACGCCGGAGCCCTCGATCCAGCACTATTTGTCAAGCGGCTCGCCGAATTAGGCTATAGGGCATATCCGTTCCAGCGGGACAATGCGGAGACGCTGGAGGCGGAGCGGGCGCAGGACTTGCTGCGGCGGCTGGGCGTCGCCGCCTTTGCCGCGATGAACGTGATGATGCTGTCGATCCCGGTATGGTCCGGAAATGTCTCGGACATGCTGCCGGAACAGCGCGACTTCTTTCATTGGCTCTCCGCGCTGATCGTCCTGCCGGCCGCGGCTTATTGTGCGCAACCATTCTTCTCTTCCGCTTTTGCCGTGCTGCGGGCGCGCGGAACCAATATGGACGTTCCGATCAGCATCGGCATTCTGCTCGCCCTGGCGACGTCGGTGATCGAGACCATCGCTCATGCCGAGCACGCCTATTTCGATGCGGCGATCATGTTGATCGCCTTTCTGCTCGCAGGTCGCTATCTCGACCAGAACATGAGGCGGCGCACCCGCGCCTTCGCCAGCAACCTTGCAGCACTCAAGGCGGAGACTGCGGCGAAGTTCATTAGCCCGACCGAGATCAGAGCCGTTCCGGTGGCGGCGATCAAACCGGGGGACATCGTGCTGGTGCGCCCCGGCGAATGCTGTACAGTCGACGGCAACGTGATCGAGGGAAGCTCCGAGGTCGATCAAAGCCTTATTACCGGCGAGACTCTGCCGGCGATCGCGACGCCCGGCAGCGCGGTGTTCGCCGGCACATTGGTACGGTCCGGCACCCTGCGCGTCCGTGCAGCGGCGGCCTCGGACGGCACACTGCTTGCTGAGATTTCCAGGCTGCTCGATCATGCCCTGGAAGCGCGCTCGCGTTATCTGCGCCTCGCCGAGCGCGCGTCGCGGCTCTATGCGCCGATCGTTCACATCACGGCCTTCCTGACCATGCTGGGTTGGCTTGCCTCTGGTGCCACCTTTCATGATTCGGTGGTCACGGCGATCGCAGTCTTGATCATCACCTGCCCCTGCGCGTTGGGGCTGGCTATCCCCGCGGTGCAGACGGTGGCCGCCGGCGCACTGTTCCGTTCCGGCGTGCTGCTCAATGCCGGGGATGCAATCGAGCGTATCGCCGAGGTGGATCGGGTGATCTTCGACAAAACCGGGACGCTGACGCTGCCTGAACTCGATGTCGCCAATCTCGCCGGCATTCCCGAGGATGTCGTCAAATTGGCGGGCCGGCTGGCGCTGTCGAGCCGCCATCCGGTCGCCGCCGCCCTGGCACGTGCTGCCGGCACAAACGAGCCGCTGGCCGATATCGAAGAGGAGCCGGGACGGGGCGTCCGCGGTTACTATGAGGGCGCGCCGATCCGGCTGGGCCGCCCCTCGTTCTGCGGCGCTGACAGCCTCGCTGACGAGATCCTGTGCCATGATCCCGAGGCCTCCGTCGTCGCGTTCAGCCACGGCGAGGCGAGGCATGTCTTTGCCATCAGGCAAGGGATGCGGCCGGACGCGGTCGAGGTCGTCACAAGCCTCGCACGCCTTGGCATCATGGTGGAGATCGTTTCCGGGGATCGCGAGCCGGCTGTTCGGCGGGCGGCCGAGACGCTTGGCATTCACAAGTGGCGGGCCAACGTCTCGCCGACGGACAAGGTCGCCCGGGTCGAAGATCTGACAAGCAGGGGATACAAGGTGTTGATGGTCGGCGATGGCTTGAACGACGCGCCCGCGCTCGCAGCAGCCCATGCCTCGATGTCGCCTGTTACCGCCACCCATATGAGCCAGGCGATCGCTGATGCGGTCTTCCTCGGTGAGCGTCTCGGGCCGGTGATGATGGCAGTCATTGCCTCGCGCGGGGCGCTGCGGCTGATGCGGCAGAATCTCTGTCTTGCTGTCGTCTACAACGTCCTGGCCGTGCCCGTTGCGATCGCCGGCTTGGTGACGCCGCTGATTGCCGCCGCGGCGATGTCATGCTCGTCGGTACTGGTCATGCTTAACGCGTTGCGGGCGCGAAGGGGCGAGGCCCTCTGA
- a CDS encoding FixH family protein, with protein MTASNQVTGPITGRFVLIAILAFFSVVIGANLVMMRFAIVTLPGTEVDSAYRASLAYQREIIAARQQNERNWQVQVYIHRQSDGEAELAIEARDRLGAPLAGMNFVARLERPVDRRADRAIDVSQANAGIYRGSASSVAVGQWDLVIEGDDDGRRMFLSKNRIVLN; from the coding sequence ATGACCGCATCAAATCAAGTCACGGGGCCCATTACCGGGCGCTTCGTCCTGATCGCGATTCTCGCGTTCTTTTCGGTCGTGATTGGCGCCAATCTGGTCATGATGCGCTTTGCCATCGTGACGCTGCCGGGGACGGAGGTTGACAGCGCCTATCGTGCGAGCCTCGCCTATCAGCGCGAGATCATCGCGGCACGGCAGCAGAACGAGCGAAACTGGCAGGTGCAAGTATATATCCACCGGCAGTCGGACGGTGAAGCTGAGCTTGCGATCGAGGCGCGCGACCGCCTAGGTGCGCCTCTCGCCGGAATGAATTTCGTGGCCCGCCTCGAGCGCCCGGTCGACCGCCGGGCCGATCGGGCGATTGATGTCTCGCAGGCCAATGCTGGTATCTACCGCGGCAGCGCCTCGAGCGTCGCTGTCGGGCAGTGGGATCTCGTGATCGAGGGCGACGATGACGGCCGCCGCATGTTTCTGTCGAAGAACCGCATCGTCCTGAATTGA
- the ccoG gene encoding cytochrome c oxidase accessory protein CcoG gives MKPAVNKTVSLDEPVIDEDGPLYAAHRKVYPQSVRGTFRTIKWRLMVVCLGIYYLLPFVRWHRGLGAPDQAVLLDFPNRRFYFFFIELWPQELYYFTGLLVLAAMVLFLMNALGGRIWCGYLCPQTVWTDLFYAVERWVEGDRRERLKAAARQMTAGRAAKCVAKHAIWLMIAWWTGGAWVLYFADAPTLVHDLATFQAPAIAYIWIGILTASTYLLAGYMREQVCVYMCPWPRIQAALTDEWALNVTYKCDRGEQRCSLKKSFDLRARGERVGDCIDCNQCAAVCPTGIDIRNGAQLGCIQCGLCIDACNAVMKKIGRKTGLIGYDNDINIRRRMDGKPELFKPVRPRTLVYAFLITVICAVMVYELLSRTLLDLSVLHDRNPMAVRLSDGSIRNAYTVRLLNRRDFDRVIAIDIDGPPKTSVHVVGADSVTVDRPMIVLAHDTTTELRVLLTAPVDGMAERSMPVRFRVTDLGLGEVASASDHFVLP, from the coding sequence ATGAAGCCCGCCGTAAACAAGACCGTTTCGCTCGATGAGCCGGTGATCGACGAGGATGGACCCCTCTATGCAGCCCATAGGAAGGTCTATCCGCAGAGCGTCCGCGGTACTTTCCGTACGATCAAATGGCGGCTGATGGTCGTGTGTCTGGGCATCTACTATCTGCTGCCCTTCGTGCGTTGGCATCGTGGCCTCGGCGCTCCCGACCAGGCGGTGTTGCTCGATTTTCCAAACCGGCGGTTCTACTTCTTCTTCATCGAACTGTGGCCGCAAGAGCTCTATTACTTCACCGGTTTGCTCGTGCTTGCCGCCATGGTGCTGTTCCTGATGAACGCGCTGGGCGGGCGGATTTGGTGCGGTTATCTCTGCCCGCAGACGGTCTGGACCGACCTATTCTATGCGGTCGAGCGCTGGGTCGAGGGCGACCGTCGCGAGCGGCTGAAGGCCGCCGCACGCCAAATGACAGCAGGGCGCGCGGCAAAGTGCGTGGCGAAGCACGCAATCTGGTTGATGATTGCTTGGTGGACGGGCGGCGCCTGGGTGCTCTACTTCGCCGACGCGCCGACCTTGGTGCACGATCTGGCAACGTTCCAAGCGCCCGCAATCGCCTATATCTGGATTGGGATCCTGACCGCTTCGACATATCTGCTGGCTGGCTACATGCGCGAGCAGGTTTGCGTTTATATGTGCCCGTGGCCGCGCATCCAGGCCGCGCTCACCGACGAATGGGCCCTCAATGTCACCTACAAATGCGACCGCGGCGAGCAGCGCTGCTCATTGAAGAAATCATTCGATCTGCGCGCACGCGGCGAAAGGGTCGGAGACTGCATCGATTGTAATCAATGCGCGGCGGTCTGTCCGACCGGGATCGATATACGAAATGGCGCCCAGCTGGGCTGCATCCAGTGCGGGCTGTGCATCGATGCCTGCAATGCCGTCATGAAGAAGATCGGGCGCAAAACCGGCCTGATCGGTTACGACAACGACATCAATATCCGCCGGCGGATGGACGGCAAGCCGGAGCTGTTCAAGCCGGTACGCCCGCGCACGCTCGTTTATGCCTTTTTGATCACGGTCATCTGCGCGGTGATGGTTTATGAGTTGTTATCGAGAACGCTGCTTGATCTCAGCGTTCTGCATGATCGTAATCCCATGGCTGTCAGGCTCAGTGATGGATCGATTCGCAACGCCTACACCGTGCGTTTGCTCAACAGGCGCGACTTCGATCGGGTGATCGCGATCGACATCGATGGGCCGCCCAAGACGTCCGTCCACGTCGTCGGCGCCGATTCGGTGACCGTGGATCGGCCGATGATCGTCCTGGCTCACGATACGACGACAGAACTGCGTGTGCTGTTGACAGCGCCGGTTGACGGCATGGCAGAACGCTCGATGCCGGTGAGGTTTCGGGTCACCGACCTTGGCCTCGGCGAGGTCGCCTCCGCATCGGATCACTTCGTTCTCCCCTGA
- the ccoP gene encoding cytochrome-c oxidase, cbb3-type subunit III, translating to MTEHNDIDHISGRSTTGHEWDGIKELNTPLPRWWILSFYATILWAMGYWVVYPAWPLLSSYTTGVFDYSTRASVVNDLAGLEKLRGEKMAVLGKASLTEIEKDPALLGLARARGRTVFADNCAPCHGSGGAGAKGYPNLNDDDWLWGGSLDQILQTIQFGARSGHAQAHEGQMLAFGRDGILTKTEIVTVANYVRSLSGLTTAAEFDAAAGTRIFAENCAVCHGENAKGNQALGAPNLTDRIWLYGSDEDTLVETISYGRAGIMPAWSGRLDPITVRALAVYVHSLGGGQ from the coding sequence ATGACCGAGCACAATGACATCGACCACATCTCCGGCCGCTCCACGACCGGGCACGAATGGGATGGTATAAAGGAACTCAACACGCCGCTGCCGCGCTGGTGGATTCTGAGCTTCTACGCCACGATCCTTTGGGCGATGGGCTACTGGGTCGTTTATCCGGCATGGCCGCTCCTCTCAAGCTACACGACAGGCGTGTTTGATTATTCGACCCGCGCCAGCGTCGTCAACGACCTTGCAGGTCTTGAGAAGCTGCGCGGCGAGAAGATGGCCGTGCTGGGCAAAGCGTCTCTTACCGAGATCGAGAAGGATCCGGCCCTGCTGGGATTGGCCCGCGCGCGCGGCAGGACGGTGTTCGCGGACAATTGTGCGCCATGCCATGGGAGCGGTGGCGCGGGTGCCAAGGGATATCCGAATCTCAATGACGATGATTGGTTGTGGGGCGGATCGCTCGACCAGATCCTGCAGACCATCCAGTTCGGCGCACGTTCCGGGCATGCCCAGGCGCATGAGGGACAAATGCTGGCCTTTGGCCGCGACGGCATCCTCACGAAAACCGAGATTGTCACCGTAGCAAACTACGTGCGATCGCTGTCAGGCCTGACCACGGCGGCCGAGTTCGATGCTGCGGCCGGCACCAGGATCTTTGCCGAGAATTGCGCGGTCTGTCATGGCGAGAACGCCAAAGGCAATCAGGCACTCGGCGCACCGAATCTGACTGACCGGATTTGGCTGTACGGTTCGGACGAGGACACGCTGGTCGAGACTATCAGCTATGGCCGCGCCGGCATCATGCCGGCTTGGAGCGGGCGGCTCGATCCCATTACAGTCAGGGCGCTTGCCGTCTATGTCCATTCGCTCGGCGGCGGACAATAG
- a CDS encoding cbb3-type cytochrome c oxidase subunit 3, protein MKAVISIENLASSFVVTLWTPLFGGIFMAIVVYALWPRNKKRFDSAARMPLRRD, encoded by the coding sequence ATGAAAGCCGTTATTTCCATCGAGAACCTGGCATCGAGCTTCGTCGTGACGCTCTGGACGCCGCTGTTCGGCGGCATCTTCATGGCCATCGTCGTTTACGCGCTGTGGCCTCGCAACAAGAAGCGTTTTGATTCTGCGGCGCGCATGCCGCTGCGCCGGGACTGA
- the ccoO gene encoding cytochrome-c oxidase, cbb3-type subunit II, with the protein MSLWNRHKIFEKNSIILIAGILAVIAIGGLVEITPLFYLKSTIEAVDGMRPYTPLELAGRNIYVREGCYVCHSQMIRPLRDEVERYGHYSLAAESMYDHPFQWGSKRTGPDLARVGGKYSDEWHVTHLTNPRAIVPQSVMPGYPSLANTEVDLTDMVAHLRTNRAIGVPYSEDQIKNAVVDLKTQLDPDSANVESFQKRYPKAAVRNFDGRAGNPTELDALVAYLQMLGTLIDFKLYDEKANLR; encoded by the coding sequence ATGTCGCTCTGGAACCGACACAAGATCTTTGAGAAGAACTCGATCATCTTGATCGCGGGCATCCTTGCCGTGATAGCGATCGGTGGCTTGGTCGAGATCACGCCGTTGTTCTACCTTAAGAGCACAATCGAGGCGGTGGACGGCATGCGGCCGTATACGCCGCTCGAGCTCGCCGGCCGCAACATCTACGTACGCGAGGGATGCTATGTCTGCCACTCGCAGATGATCAGGCCATTACGCGACGAGGTCGAGCGCTACGGGCATTACTCGCTGGCCGCTGAGAGCATGTATGACCATCCGTTTCAATGGGGCTCGAAGCGGACCGGCCCGGACCTCGCACGTGTTGGCGGGAAATATTCCGATGAATGGCACGTCACGCATTTGACCAATCCGCGCGCCATCGTGCCGCAATCGGTGATGCCGGGCTACCCGTCGCTGGCGAACACCGAGGTCGACCTGACCGACATGGTCGCACATCTGCGCACCAATCGGGCGATCGGCGTCCCCTATAGCGAGGACCAGATCAAGAACGCTGTCGTCGACCTGAAGACGCAGCTCGATCCTGACAGCGCGAACGTCGAATCGTTCCAGAAGCGCTATCCGAAGGCCGCTGTGCGCAATTTCGACGGCAGGGCCGGCAATCCGACTGAACTCGATGCGCTCGTCGCCTACCTGCAGATGCTCGGCACGTTGATCGATTTCAAGCTCTACGACGAAAAAGCCAATCTGCGCTGA
- the ccoN gene encoding cytochrome-c oxidase, cbb3-type subunit I, producing MTSPSFASKSTTMGEAGLMSVFAVSAYVFFFAGAMGHDSAFTFHALLASAASLTAAGVILNRYYERPAQLPPAQINGRPNYNLGPIKFASVLAMFWGIAGFSIGLLIASQLAWPALNFDLPWASFGRLRPLHTSAVIFAFGGNVLIATSFYVVQKTCRTRLAGDLAPWFVVVGYNFFILIAGTGYLFGVTQSKEYAEPEWYADLWLTIVWITYLTVFVATLLKRKEPHIFVANWFYLAFIVTIAVLHLGNNPALPVSVFGSKSYIAWGGVQDAMFQWWYGHNAVGFFLTAGFLAIMYYFIPKRAERPVYSYRLSIIHFWALIFLYIWAGPHHLHYTALPDWTQTLGMTFSIMLWMPSWGGMINGLMTLSGAWDKLRTDPVLRMLVVSVAFYGMATFEGPTMAIKVVNSLSHYTDWTVGHVHSGALGWVGFVSFGALYCLIPWLWNRQLYSLKLVNWHFWIATIGIVLYISAMWVSGILQGLMWRAYTSLGFLEYSFIESVEAMHPFYIIRAAGGALFLIGALIMAANLWMTVNAQEADQVQDARALQVAE from the coding sequence ATGACAAGCCCATCCTTTGCCTCGAAATCCACGACGATGGGTGAAGCAGGCCTGATGTCGGTATTTGCAGTTTCTGCCTACGTCTTCTTTTTCGCCGGAGCGATGGGGCATGATTCTGCGTTTACCTTCCACGCATTGCTGGCTTCCGCCGCCAGTCTGACCGCCGCGGGCGTCATCCTCAATCGCTACTATGAACGGCCGGCGCAATTACCGCCGGCGCAGATCAATGGCCGACCGAACTACAATCTCGGTCCGATCAAATTCGCCTCGGTGCTGGCGATGTTCTGGGGCATTGCGGGCTTTTCCATCGGTCTGCTGATCGCCTCGCAACTTGCCTGGCCTGCACTGAACTTTGATCTGCCCTGGGCGAGCTTCGGTCGGCTCCGGCCGTTGCACACATCGGCTGTGATCTTTGCGTTCGGCGGAAACGTGCTCATCGCGACCTCGTTCTACGTCGTGCAGAAGACCTGCCGCACCCGCCTGGCTGGCGATCTTGCGCCATGGTTTGTGGTCGTTGGCTATAATTTCTTCATTCTGATCGCAGGCACTGGCTATCTGTTCGGTGTCACCCAGTCGAAGGAATATGCCGAGCCGGAGTGGTACGCCGATCTCTGGCTCACCATCGTCTGGATCACTTATCTCACTGTGTTCGTGGCGACGCTGTTGAAACGGAAGGAGCCGCATATCTTCGTCGCCAACTGGTTCTATCTCGCCTTTATCGTCACCATTGCGGTGCTCCACCTTGGCAACAATCCCGCATTACCGGTATCGGTGTTCGGTTCGAAATCCTACATTGCCTGGGGCGGCGTGCAGGATGCCATGTTTCAGTGGTGGTACGGCCATAACGCGGTCGGCTTCTTCCTGACCGCCGGCTTCCTGGCGATCATGTACTACTTCATTCCGAAAAGAGCCGAACGGCCGGTCTATTCTTACCGTCTCTCGATCATCCACTTCTGGGCGCTGATCTTCCTCTACATCTGGGCCGGACCGCACCATCTGCACTACACCGCCCTGCCGGACTGGACGCAGACGCTGGGCATGACATTCTCGATCATGCTGTGGATGCCCTCATGGGGCGGCATGATCAACGGCCTGATGACGCTCTCGGGCGCCTGGGACAAGCTCCGCACCGACCCGGTACTTCGTATGCTCGTGGTCTCGGTTGCCTTTTACGGCATGGCGACATTTGAAGGTCCCACCATGGCAATCAAGGTCGTCAACTCGCTCAGCCATTACACGGATTGGACGGTCGGCCATGTGCATTCGGGTGCATTGGGCTGGGTTGGCTTCGTATCATTCGGCGCGCTGTATTGTCTGATTCCCTGGCTTTGGAATCGCCAGCTGTATAGCCTTAAGCTCGTCAACTGGCACTTCTGGATCGCCACGATCGGCATCGTGCTCTACATCTCCGCAATGTGGGTGTCCGGCATCCTGCAGGGGCTGATGTGGCGCGCCTATACCTCGCTCGGCTTCCTCGAATACTCGTTCATCGAGTCGGTCGAGGCCATGCATCCCTTTTACATCATCCGTGCCGCGGGTGGCGCACTGTTCCTGATCGGTGCGCTGATCATGGCCGCCAATCTCTGGATGACGGTGAATGCACAGGAAGCCGATCAAGTCCAGGACGCCAGAGCGCTCCAGGTCGCGGAATAG